One genomic region from Leptolyngbyaceae cyanobacterium JSC-12 encodes:
- a CDS encoding PAS domain S-box (IMG reference gene:2510097864~PFAM: Adenylate and Guanylate cyclase catalytic domain; GAF domain; PAS fold~TIGRFAM: PAS domain S-box), which produces MTTSSQHLPDRNQRDVVIDVSPIEVAEVQAEVVDAKTVKPAVRAIPVAADAPSAGSALVTTKGSFSSFLAPLKKDTFKEVVTDVEQKLKVVNQTLSMLDNLMDAQGFDAILDEMLRSITLKTGELLNADRSTIFLLDEDKHELWSIVAKDEKGNNLELRIPMNAGIAGEVATKRQVVNIPYDFYDDPRSAAAKNFDKKNNYRTYTMLAMPLLNDDGNLVAVVQLINKLKLNQDPATPLDEKIDLAGFTVEDEQVFEEFAPSIRLIIESSRSFYKATQQQRAASALMKATKSLSQSSLDLEETLKRVMDEAKELMQADRSTLWLLDRDRDQLWTKIPIGGVLQEIRIPMGAGFAGQVATTGEPLLIPFDLYDDPNSQTSKDTDQKTGYRTCSMLCMPVFNADGELIAVTQLVNKKRQGDYPPYDPANYPEAPEVWRASFNRSDQEFMQAFNIQAGVALQNAKLFETVRQQEQLQRDILRSLTNGVISTDKNGHIIAANESAKELLGFEEQEPLQGIPVIELVKVEKKDFKGFTECLQKALNPDQKEDREQEYEDLTLYPVKGTEQHSVNLSIITIVDANDSTTVSGALVVMDDISDEKRLKTTMSRYMSEDLAEQLIKSGEAKLGGKRIPASVLFSDIRSYTTITETLTAEEVVEMLNRYFEPMVEAVFRHKGTLDKYIGDAIMAVFGSPLPLDNHEWMAVQTAIEMRHRLAEFNKAWVAEDPNKYKPIRIGIGINSDEVISGNIGSSKRMEFTAIGDGVNLGSRLEGASKQYGTDIIISENTYIPCADKIWARELDYIKVKGKDQPVKVYELVGLREDPISDEQKHIIDHYHKARQYYLDRNFPMAMAEFGQVLSIDKDNKAASLHLQRCQHWLQNPPSDDWDGSWTLTDK; this is translated from the coding sequence ATGACTACCTCATCGCAGCATCTACCCGATCGAAATCAAAGAGACGTTGTCATTGACGTTTCACCCATTGAGGTCGCAGAGGTTCAAGCTGAAGTTGTTGATGCTAAAACTGTTAAACCCGCCGTGCGAGCTATCCCTGTTGCAGCAGATGCCCCCTCAGCCGGAAGCGCTCTGGTGACAACAAAAGGTAGCTTTTCATCCTTTTTGGCACCGCTCAAAAAAGACACCTTCAAAGAGGTAGTGACCGATGTTGAGCAAAAACTGAAGGTTGTGAACCAAACCCTGTCCATGCTGGATAACCTGATGGATGCCCAGGGGTTCGATGCTATCTTGGATGAAATGCTTCGATCCATCACCTTGAAAACTGGCGAACTTCTAAACGCTGATCGCTCCACCATCTTTTTACTCGACGAAGACAAACATGAGCTTTGGTCAATCGTTGCGAAAGATGAAAAAGGTAACAATCTGGAACTACGCATTCCAATGAACGCTGGGATTGCTGGAGAAGTCGCCACCAAACGGCAAGTGGTCAACATTCCCTACGATTTTTACGACGACCCGCGTTCAGCCGCTGCTAAAAACTTTGATAAGAAAAATAATTATCGCACTTACACCATGCTGGCGATGCCGTTGCTCAATGACGACGGTAATTTAGTTGCTGTTGTGCAGTTGATCAACAAGTTGAAGCTGAATCAAGATCCAGCCACCCCCCTCGATGAAAAAATTGATCTGGCAGGATTTACTGTCGAAGATGAACAGGTATTTGAGGAATTCGCACCCTCCATCCGGCTAATTATTGAATCCTCTCGGTCGTTTTACAAAGCCACGCAGCAACAACGGGCAGCCTCAGCACTCATGAAGGCAACCAAGTCGTTGAGCCAGAGCAGTCTCGATTTGGAAGAAACCCTAAAGCGGGTAATGGATGAAGCGAAAGAATTAATGCAGGCAGATCGCAGTACGCTGTGGTTATTAGATCGCGATCGCGACCAGTTGTGGACAAAGATTCCCATCGGAGGGGTGTTACAAGAAATCCGCATTCCAATGGGGGCAGGTTTTGCTGGACAAGTCGCAACCACAGGCGAGCCGCTGCTGATTCCATTTGATTTATACGATGACCCAAATTCTCAGACCTCTAAAGATACAGATCAAAAAACTGGCTACCGAACCTGCAGCATGCTCTGTATGCCAGTGTTTAATGCAGATGGTGAATTAATTGCCGTAACGCAACTGGTTAACAAAAAGCGGCAGGGAGATTATCCCCCCTATGACCCAGCAAACTACCCGGAAGCTCCCGAAGTTTGGCGGGCAAGCTTTAACCGCAGCGATCAAGAATTTATGCAGGCATTCAATATTCAAGCTGGGGTCGCTCTCCAGAATGCCAAATTGTTTGAAACAGTCCGTCAGCAAGAGCAACTGCAACGCGACATTCTGCGATCGCTCACCAATGGCGTAATTTCCACCGACAAGAATGGTCATATCATCGCTGCCAACGAAAGCGCTAAAGAACTGCTAGGGTTTGAAGAACAAGAGCCGTTACAGGGAATTCCGGTTATTGAACTGGTCAAAGTTGAGAAGAAGGACTTTAAAGGCTTCACCGAATGTTTGCAAAAAGCGCTTAATCCTGATCAAAAAGAAGACCGGGAACAGGAGTACGAAGATCTGACGCTGTACCCTGTCAAAGGCACCGAGCAACACAGCGTTAACCTCTCCATTATCACGATTGTGGATGCCAATGACAGCACGACCGTATCGGGCGCACTGGTAGTCATGGATGACATCAGCGACGAAAAACGCTTGAAAACCACCATGAGTCGCTATATGTCAGAAGACCTGGCAGAACAGCTTATCAAGAGCGGGGAAGCCAAACTAGGAGGAAAACGCATTCCAGCGTCGGTTCTATTCTCAGATATTCGCAGCTACACTACCATTACCGAAACCTTGACTGCGGAAGAAGTGGTAGAAATGTTGAACCGCTACTTTGAGCCGATGGTGGAAGCGGTATTCCGTCACAAAGGGACTCTGGACAAGTATATTGGGGATGCCATCATGGCAGTATTTGGCTCTCCCCTCCCCCTGGATAATCATGAGTGGATGGCAGTGCAAACCGCGATCGAGATGCGTCATCGCTTGGCAGAGTTTAATAAAGCCTGGGTAGCAGAAGACCCCAACAAATACAAACCCATTCGGATTGGCATTGGGATCAACTCGGATGAAGTGATTAGCGGCAACATTGGCTCCAGTAAGCGGATGGAGTTCACAGCGATCGGTGATGGTGTGAATCTGGGTTCTCGATTAGAAGGAGCCAGCAAGCAGTATGGCACAGACATCATTATTAGCGAAAACACCTACATTCCCTGTGCTGATAAGATTTGGGCGCGGGAACTGGATTACATCAAAGTCAAAGGCAAAGATCAACCCGTCAAAGTTTACGAGTTGGTAGGACTGCGCGAAGATCCCATTTCAGACGAACAGAAGCATATTATTGACCACTACCACAAAGCTCGTCAGTACTACCTTGATCGCAACTTTCCAATGGCAATGGCAGAATTTGGTCAGGTACTTAGCATCGATAAAGACAATAAAGCCGCCAGTCTTCACCTGCAACGATGCCAGCACTGGCTGCAAAATCCTCCCAGCGATGATTGGGATGGCTCCTGGACATTGACGGATAAGTAG